The proteins below come from a single Faecalibaculum rodentium genomic window:
- a CDS encoding pseudouridine synthase codes for MERLQKVIAQAGICSRRKAEALIARGRVRVNGEVITEPGTKVSGSDTIEVNGQRLDKEEKVYYLMNKPKGTICSVSDDKDRKTVLDYLPKDRRIYPVGRLDYDTSGILLLTNDGEFTNRMIHPRYHIPKTYTINLQGMLSPEDVQTLKSGLKTKTETYQPARVRILQKDYTRDRMILELTISEGKNHQVKNMMEALGCEVRRLNRKSFGPLTAEGLKPGEYRRLNPHEVKELLRLASSAEQTDSGTRRA; via the coding sequence ATGGAACGACTTCAGAAAGTGATTGCCCAGGCCGGGATCTGCTCCCGGCGGAAGGCGGAAGCACTCATAGCCAGGGGCAGGGTGCGGGTAAATGGAGAAGTCATCACGGAACCCGGGACCAAGGTGTCGGGCAGCGATACGATCGAGGTCAATGGACAGAGACTTGACAAGGAAGAAAAAGTCTATTACCTGATGAACAAACCGAAGGGTACGATCTGCAGCGTCAGCGACGACAAGGACCGGAAGACCGTGCTGGACTATCTGCCGAAAGACAGGCGGATTTACCCGGTCGGACGCCTGGATTACGATACCAGCGGCATCCTCCTGCTGACCAATGACGGAGAATTCACCAACCGGATGATCCATCCACGCTATCACATTCCCAAGACCTACACCATCAACCTGCAGGGTATGCTGTCGCCTGAAGACGTACAGACACTGAAAAGCGGCCTGAAGACAAAGACGGAGACCTATCAGCCTGCACGTGTCCGGATCCTGCAGAAAGACTATACCCGGGACCGCATGATCCTGGAGCTCACGATCAGCGAGGGAAAGAATCACCAGGTGAAGAACATGATGGAAGCCCTGGGCTGCGAAGTCCGCAGGCTGAACCGCAAGAGCTTCGGCCCGCTGACGGCGGAAGGACTCAAACCCGGCGAGTACAGGCGGCTCAACCCCCATGAGGTCAAGGAACTCCTGCGGCTGGCGTCATCTGCAGAACAGACCGACAGCGGAACCCGCCGCGCATGA
- a CDS encoding metallophosphoesterase: MDQAQRRASCRAAGELTIVHVSDLHSRHRRHLLETVIGLRPDGVMITGDLFDGVQSPKPAFEFVAGLRNADLDVFYVTGNHELYRQDVAQLLDQLRALGVTVLENEEVAWKGIHVAGVGFDVWPEDIRFPETEQIRLLLVHDPYKADRLSEATASLILAGHIHGGQWRLFHQGLAGPGQRLLPKYTSGLYRTVQGMSMIVSRGLGDWMKIPRICNPWHLPVIHLLLPEAGPMAEPDALKSGHEPVKETH, from the coding sequence ATGGATCAGGCACAGCGGCGGGCCAGCTGCAGGGCAGCCGGTGAGCTGACCATCGTCCATGTCTCGGATCTGCACAGCCGTCACCGCAGACACCTGCTGGAAACGGTCATCGGCCTGCGGCCGGATGGTGTCATGATCACAGGCGATCTCTTTGACGGAGTGCAGTCTCCAAAGCCGGCGTTCGAATTTGTCGCCGGTCTGCGGAATGCGGATCTGGATGTGTTTTATGTGACGGGGAATCACGAGCTGTACCGACAGGACGTGGCACAGCTGCTGGATCAGCTGAGAGCGCTGGGTGTGACGGTTCTGGAGAATGAGGAAGTGGCCTGGAAGGGAATTCACGTCGCGGGTGTCGGGTTCGATGTCTGGCCGGAGGATATCCGGTTTCCCGAAACGGAACAGATCCGGCTGCTGCTCGTGCACGATCCATACAAGGCAGACCGCCTGTCGGAAGCAACTGCCAGTCTGATCCTGGCGGGGCATATCCATGGCGGTCAGTGGCGTCTCTTTCACCAGGGGCTGGCAGGACCGGGACAGCGGCTGCTTCCAAAATACACTTCGGGGCTGTACAGAACCGTGCAGGGAATGAGCATGATCGTTTCCCGGGGACTGGGGGACTGGATGAAGATCCCCCGGATCTGCAATCCATGGCACCTGCCGGTGATCCATCTGCTGCTTCCGGAAGCCGGACCCATGGCAGAACCGGATGCTTTGAAGAGCGGTCATGAACCGGTCAAGGAGACTCACTGA
- the scpB gene encoding SMC-Scp complex subunit ScpB, whose amino-acid sequence MTETADIPGSQALKILEGLVFLAGEDGLDLWQLQTGMPEYTREELEAGLHRLQEDCISRGIDLVEYAGRWRFVARAEVFPYAQDLFREVRPASLSAAALETLAVIAYRQPVTRVQIEEIRGVACDTMLKKLLARGYIEARDRLDAVGRPLLYRVTDAFLDAFSLEDLQSLPELSAEGGQASLFDEVTEEPEGSSADDSGPGTGQGA is encoded by the coding sequence ATGACAGAAACAGCAGACATACCGGGCAGCCAGGCACTGAAGATTCTGGAAGGCCTGGTCTTTCTTGCCGGAGAGGACGGCCTGGATCTCTGGCAGCTGCAGACAGGCATGCCGGAATATACTCGGGAGGAACTGGAAGCAGGGCTGCACCGGCTGCAGGAAGACTGCATATCCCGCGGGATCGATCTGGTGGAGTATGCAGGCCGCTGGCGGTTTGTGGCCCGGGCAGAGGTGTTTCCCTATGCACAGGATCTCTTCCGGGAAGTCCGGCCGGCTTCTCTTTCCGCTGCTGCCCTCGAGACACTGGCGGTGATTGCCTATCGCCAGCCGGTCACCAGGGTCCAGATTGAGGAGATCCGCGGTGTGGCCTGCGATACAATGCTCAAAAAACTGCTGGCCCGCGGTTATATCGAAGCCCGCGACCGTCTTGACGCAGTGGGCCGGCCGCTGCTTTACCGCGTGACGGATGCCTTTCTGGATGCCTTCAGCCTCGAGGATCTGCAGTCGCTGCCGGAACTGTCCGCGGAAGGCGGGCAGGCCAGCCTGTTCGATGAAGTGACAGAGGAGCCTGAAGGATCTTCGGCAGATGACAGCGGACCAGGGACAGGGCAGGGGGCCTGA
- a CDS encoding NUDIX hydrolase — MEKETLFEGKIFTLGRETIDGHAWEIIRHPGGVGVLVVREGKMLFVKQFRPAVNAVTLEIPAGKLEYGEDPLSCGMRELNEETGLECSSMTLLQKFWSTPGFCDETLYIYQAHDPKPAAVHLPPDPDEDIELVWMSLKDALAMAGRNEICDAKTLIALYLAVLQTHEIGR; from the coding sequence ATGGAAAAAGAAACACTGTTTGAAGGAAAAATCTTCACGCTGGGCCGTGAAACCATCGACGGTCATGCGTGGGAAATCATCCGCCATCCCGGCGGGGTGGGAGTTCTGGTGGTCCGTGAGGGAAAAATGCTGTTCGTGAAGCAGTTCCGTCCGGCCGTGAATGCCGTGACCCTGGAGATCCCTGCCGGGAAACTGGAATACGGAGAAGATCCTCTTTCCTGCGGCATGCGGGAACTGAATGAAGAAACAGGCCTGGAATGCAGTTCCATGACCCTTCTGCAGAAGTTCTGGTCCACGCCGGGATTCTGCGACGAAACACTCTATATCTATCAGGCGCATGATCCGAAACCGGCTGCCGTTCACCTGCCGCCGGATCCGGATGAAGACATCGAGCTGGTCTGGATGAGCCTGAAAGATGCACTGGCCATGGCAGGGCGAAACGAGATCTGCGACGCAAAGACGCTGATCGCGCTTTACCTTGCCGTGCTGCAGACCCATGAAATCGGGCGCTGA
- a CDS encoding N-acetylmuramoyl-L-alanine amidase family protein, which translates to MKKAAIYLLLGLFALLVLHPGLNSSYTAPDVRVPTVNNSGSTTNEDATMTSSQSHAVIAVDAGHGGSDYGYVSDTTIPEKDINLDLALAIGRKLSAAGYQVVYTRESDDVPVFDTEAASSQDRLRRMKEQGVQYLVSVQLSSSPDPLARGFAVFTQPQTQLEELGAAAGQAVSAINLSSFEGVDSDHYANFPILMDRDVPSILLELGYVTNPDDYAKLTDSSYQDRIGEAVAEAFLKVVN; encoded by the coding sequence ATGAAAAAAGCCGCCATCTATCTGCTTCTGGGCCTCTTTGCGCTGCTTGTGCTCCATCCAGGGCTCAACAGCTCCTATACTGCGCCGGATGTCCGGGTACCCACGGTCAACAACAGCGGATCCACCACCAACGAAGATGCCACTATGACATCCAGCCAGTCCCACGCCGTCATAGCAGTCGATGCGGGACATGGCGGCAGCGACTATGGCTATGTGTCCGATACAACCATTCCTGAAAAGGACATCAATCTGGATCTGGCACTGGCCATCGGACGGAAGCTGTCAGCTGCCGGATACCAGGTGGTCTACACCCGTGAGTCCGACGATGTTCCGGTGTTCGATACTGAGGCAGCCTCCAGTCAGGACCGTCTTCGGCGGATGAAGGAACAGGGTGTGCAGTACCTCGTTTCCGTCCAGCTGTCCAGCAGCCCGGATCCGCTGGCCAGGGGATTCGCGGTCTTCACCCAGCCGCAGACACAGCTGGAAGAACTGGGGGCGGCGGCCGGGCAGGCAGTGTCCGCGATCAATCTGTCGTCATTTGAAGGCGTGGATTCCGACCATTACGCAAACTTCCCCATCCTGATGGACCGGGATGTGCCGAGCATTCTTCTGGAGCTGGGATATGTCACGAATCCGGATGACTACGCCAAACTCACCGATTCAAGTTACCAGGACCGGATCGGGGAAGCGGTTGCAGAAGCATTTCTGAAAGTTGTCAATTAA
- a CDS encoding UDP-N-acetylmuramoyl-L-alanyl-D-glutamate--2,6-diaminopimelate ligase — MRLSKLFKNAPTTNVTGLSFDSRKVKPGDVYFCLPGLTYDGHDFIDDALDKGATCIVYSRDLKEKRPGAIYVRVQDVNAAMNQCARLFYQKPSDKMRMFGITGTNGKSSVANIIRAIMNLQEPTGYIGTIGIDYGDQHLMPDLTTPDALFLQRTLNDMVTAGMKDCALEVSSHGLAQGRVDGINFDAAVFTNFTYDHLDFHGTMENYFDAKSRLFKDRVKADGVCILNMDDPRFKDLERLSKARVISYGINSEADYRAIDIQMTSTSSHFNLVHQGRLYPVMTNLVARYNIYNLLAAIAALHETGMPLDRILPACEDLPQIKGRLEQIDAGQDFHVIVDFAHTPDGMEQMFQFGRSITGENGDVIAVFGSAGKRDVAKRKVFGELADKYCDLIILTEDDPRDENPREIASQIREGIKTTNNLYIEDRYEAINQAISSAKKDDVVLILGKADEPFIYRETGRSPYIGDNVAARECIEALKK, encoded by the coding sequence ATGCGTCTGTCAAAACTGTTCAAGAATGCGCCCACGACCAATGTCACGGGCCTGAGTTTCGATTCCCGGAAGGTGAAGCCCGGCGATGTGTATTTCTGTCTGCCTGGCCTGACATACGATGGTCATGACTTCATCGACGATGCCCTGGACAAAGGGGCCACGTGCATCGTGTATTCCAGGGACCTGAAGGAAAAGCGGCCGGGAGCGATCTATGTACGGGTCCAGGATGTCAATGCGGCAATGAATCAGTGTGCACGTCTGTTTTACCAGAAACCCAGCGACAAAATGCGGATGTTCGGCATCACGGGCACCAACGGCAAGAGTTCCGTCGCCAACATCATCCGGGCAATCATGAACCTCCAGGAGCCGACAGGGTATATCGGGACGATCGGGATCGACTATGGCGATCAGCACCTCATGCCGGACCTGACCACTCCCGATGCCCTGTTTCTGCAGCGCACACTCAATGACATGGTTACGGCGGGCATGAAAGACTGTGCCCTGGAGGTATCGAGCCATGGGCTTGCGCAGGGGCGTGTGGACGGCATCAACTTCGATGCGGCGGTGTTCACGAATTTCACCTATGACCACCTGGATTTCCACGGCACCATGGAGAATTACTTCGACGCCAAGAGCCGGCTGTTCAAGGACCGGGTCAAGGCAGACGGTGTCTGTATCCTGAACATGGATGATCCGCGGTTCAAGGACCTGGAACGGCTGAGCAAGGCACGGGTCATATCTTATGGCATCAACTCCGAGGCGGACTATCGGGCCATTGACATCCAGATGACGAGCACCAGCTCGCATTTCAATCTCGTGCACCAGGGCCGGCTGTATCCGGTCATGACCAATCTCGTGGCCCGCTACAACATATACAATCTCCTGGCTGCCATTGCGGCGCTGCATGAAACGGGGATGCCCCTGGACCGGATCCTGCCGGCCTGCGAAGATCTCCCGCAGATCAAGGGACGCCTCGAGCAGATCGATGCGGGGCAGGACTTTCATGTCATTGTGGACTTTGCCCACACACCGGACGGCATGGAACAGATGTTTCAGTTCGGTCGCTCAATCACGGGAGAAAACGGCGATGTGATCGCTGTGTTCGGATCCGCCGGAAAGCGGGATGTGGCCAAACGGAAGGTGTTCGGGGAACTCGCCGACAAGTATTGCGACCTGATCATCCTGACGGAGGACGACCCGCGTGATGAAAACCCCAGGGAGATCGCATCCCAGATCCGGGAAGGCATCAAAACCACCAACAATCTGTACATCGAAGACCGGTATGAGGCCATCAACCAGGCGATTTCCAGCGCCAAAAAGGATGATGTGGTGCTGATCCTGGGCAAGGCGGATGAACCCTTCATTTACCGCGAAACCGGGCGGAGTCCCTACATCGGTGACAACGTGGCGGCAAGAGAATGCATCGAAGCGCTGAAAAAATAG
- a CDS encoding segregation and condensation protein A — MEFLVALNEFEGPLDLMLHLVRQHKLDLHNLNMAELADQYICYLQSMADLHLEIASEYLEELALLVEYKSRMLLPRQKDDQEDDYEEDRRQDLVRRLLEYQAYKEAAQMLSARYEERTLLLSRAPDSRIREWSRPVEETWTGTGDELAKAMERVLRRYAVLVPHETRVQTRELSTGMRRQQILHRLPPGARTSLRELCSDCTDVHMVVVTFLALLDLLHEGLVQAVQNEEDIRIYRPEGEAGTESDRTASGQPGPAGTKENQ, encoded by the coding sequence ATGGAATTTTTGGTTGCACTGAATGAATTTGAAGGACCGCTGGACCTGATGCTGCATCTGGTCCGGCAGCACAAGCTGGATCTTCACAATCTGAACATGGCTGAACTGGCCGACCAGTATATCTGTTATCTGCAGTCCATGGCGGATCTTCACCTGGAGATCGCCAGCGAGTACCTGGAGGAACTGGCGCTGCTGGTCGAATACAAAAGCCGGATGCTGCTGCCCAGGCAGAAGGATGACCAGGAGGATGACTACGAGGAAGACCGGCGGCAGGATCTGGTCCGCAGGCTGCTGGAGTACCAGGCATACAAGGAAGCTGCGCAGATGCTCTCTGCCCGATACGAGGAGCGTACCCTGCTGCTTTCCCGGGCTCCGGATTCTCGGATCAGGGAATGGAGCCGGCCGGTGGAGGAAACCTGGACCGGCACGGGGGATGAACTGGCAAAAGCCATGGAACGTGTCCTGCGACGGTATGCTGTCCTGGTCCCGCATGAAACCAGGGTCCAGACGCGGGAACTGTCCACCGGCATGCGGCGCCAGCAGATCCTTCACAGACTGCCTCCGGGAGCCCGGACGAGTCTCAGGGAGCTGTGCAGCGACTGCACAGATGTGCATATGGTCGTGGTGACATTTCTGGCCCTTCTGGATCTTCTGCACGAAGGCCTCGTGCAGGCGGTGCAGAATGAAGAGGACATCCGGATTTACAGGCCGGAGGGCGAAGCCGGCACAGAATCGGACAGGACCGCATCCGGCCAGCCCGGTCCGGCCGGCACAAAGGAGAACCAATGA
- a CDS encoding RsmE family RNA methyltransferase — MKQVFASGPCALESRIMLDEKQAHHLFDVLRTGPRETVRVVCDGEVWLGHVEEKPFVWLFGKEETQKQGPEITLCTALIKSDKFEWMLQKAAELGVTRIVPFVSRYSVIQLDDKRALRKMERWNQILVNACRQCNRHDLVELAPVSRLEDLAAYKSQLNLVAYEKEQSRHLAHYLQQDPASVTCCIGPEGGFSQQEAGWLMEAGFAPCTLGNRILRAETAALYVLACCEYQTHVSEKPETCLSDSESPAEKQEGC; from the coding sequence ATGAAGCAGGTGTTTGCATCAGGCCCCTGTGCTCTGGAATCCCGGATCATGCTGGACGAAAAGCAGGCCCATCATCTGTTTGATGTGCTTCGGACAGGCCCCAGGGAAACGGTACGCGTGGTCTGTGATGGGGAAGTGTGGCTGGGACATGTGGAGGAAAAACCGTTTGTCTGGCTGTTCGGCAAAGAGGAAACCCAAAAACAGGGACCAGAAATCACACTGTGCACGGCACTGATCAAATCGGACAAATTCGAATGGATGCTGCAGAAAGCCGCAGAACTTGGCGTCACCCGCATTGTTCCCTTTGTGTCCCGGTATTCCGTGATCCAGCTGGATGACAAACGGGCACTCCGCAAAATGGAGCGCTGGAACCAGATCCTGGTCAATGCCTGCAGACAGTGCAACCGGCATGACCTGGTGGAACTGGCGCCGGTTTCCCGTCTCGAAGACCTGGCAGCCTACAAGTCACAGCTGAATCTTGTGGCCTATGAAAAGGAACAGAGCCGCCACCTGGCCCACTATCTGCAGCAGGATCCTGCATCCGTCACATGCTGCATCGGTCCGGAAGGCGGTTTTTCCCAGCAGGAAGCTGGCTGGCTCATGGAAGCCGGGTTTGCCCCCTGCACCCTGGGAAACCGGATCCTCCGGGCGGAGACCGCGGCATTGTATGTACTGGCGTGCTGTGAATACCAGACGCATGTCAGCGAAAAACCGGAGACCTGCCTGTCTGACAGTGAATCTCCGGCAGAGAAACAGGAGGGATGCTGA
- the mtaB gene encoding tRNA (N(6)-L-threonylcarbamoyladenosine(37)-C(2))-methylthiotransferase MtaB has product MRFSITTLGCKVNAYESRYYAQKLEELGFEEADSDLDVCIINTCTVTNTAAAKSRQMIHRARRRNPGARIVVVGCYAQTAEEEEKQKLQADLIIGARHKNELAARVLALMTEDRSADLTSHEEGAGFESMPIARFEGRNRAFLKIQDGCNQFCSYCAIPFARGRERSISRDEALQLVQELEAAGHREIVLTGIHTGRWQGEQGEDLADLLKDMLSVTTDVTFRISSIEITEVTDGLIALLSTEPRMMPHLHIPVQSASNAVLQRMDRPYTVEEFEQRLDEIRRAVPDISISTDVICGFVGESDAEFEEMMQTLRRMRFSFLHVFPYSQRQGTKASRMGPPVDGTIQKERAARLLELSKELRMADMTRFREETVLVEQGENGEYTGYTRQYHPVLIRCDRPLSGRVHGTLRPEDGRYIMEV; this is encoded by the coding sequence ATGCGGTTTTCCATTACCACGCTTGGGTGCAAGGTCAACGCCTACGAATCCAGATACTACGCCCAGAAGCTGGAAGAGCTGGGGTTCGAGGAAGCGGACAGTGATCTGGATGTCTGCATCATCAATACCTGCACGGTCACCAATACGGCAGCCGCGAAGTCCCGTCAGATGATTCACAGGGCAAGACGCCGGAATCCCGGTGCCCGGATCGTGGTGGTGGGCTGCTATGCTCAGACAGCGGAAGAAGAGGAAAAGCAGAAACTGCAGGCGGACCTGATCATTGGCGCGAGGCACAAAAACGAACTGGCAGCCAGGGTGCTGGCGCTGATGACGGAAGACCGGAGCGCAGACCTGACTTCCCATGAGGAAGGAGCCGGATTTGAATCCATGCCCATTGCCAGGTTTGAAGGCCGCAACCGGGCATTCCTGAAAATACAGGATGGCTGCAACCAGTTCTGCTCCTATTGCGCCATTCCCTTTGCCAGAGGGCGGGAGCGGTCGATTTCCCGGGATGAGGCTCTGCAGCTGGTGCAGGAACTGGAAGCGGCCGGACACCGGGAGATCGTATTGACAGGCATTCACACCGGCCGGTGGCAGGGAGAACAGGGAGAAGACCTTGCAGATCTCCTGAAGGATATGCTGTCGGTCACCACAGATGTGACGTTCCGGATTTCCAGCATCGAGATCACGGAAGTGACGGACGGCCTCATCGCCCTTCTCTCCACAGAACCCCGGATGATGCCGCATCTGCACATCCCGGTCCAGTCTGCAAGCAATGCAGTTCTGCAGAGAATGGACCGTCCCTATACGGTGGAGGAATTCGAACAGCGGCTGGATGAAATCCGCCGGGCGGTGCCGGATATCAGCATCAGCACAGATGTGATCTGCGGATTTGTCGGTGAAAGCGATGCGGAGTTTGAGGAGATGATGCAGACTCTGCGGCGGATGCGCTTTTCCTTCCTGCATGTATTCCCGTATTCGCAGCGCCAGGGCACCAAAGCCAGCCGGATGGGTCCACCGGTGGACGGCACCATCCAGAAGGAGAGGGCAGCCAGACTGCTGGAACTGTCGAAGGAACTGCGTATGGCTGACATGACCCGTTTCAGAGAGGAAACGGTTCTTGTCGAGCAGGGAGAAAATGGAGAATATACCGGATACACCCGCCAGTACCATCCGGTTCTGATCCGCTGTGACCGTCCGCTGTCCGGACGGGTGCATGGAACGCTGCGGCCGGAGGATGGCCGGTACATCATGGAGGTTTGA
- a CDS encoding TfoX/Sxy family protein: protein MASSREFVNYVREQLSGRDDVVIRPMMGEYLVYWGGKVGGDICDNRLLVKPVPSALRLLPDASLEPPYPGAKDMILVEDLEDRPFLTSLMDAMEPELPARKKRTPKKKPA, encoded by the coding sequence ATGGCATCAAGCAGGGAATTTGTGAACTATGTCCGGGAACAGCTCTCGGGCAGAGACGATGTGGTCATTCGGCCGATGATGGGCGAATACCTCGTGTACTGGGGCGGAAAAGTCGGGGGTGACATCTGTGACAACCGGCTGCTCGTCAAACCGGTTCCGTCAGCTTTGCGGCTGCTGCCCGATGCCTCTCTGGAACCGCCCTATCCTGGAGCGAAGGATATGATCCTGGTGGAAGACCTGGAGGACAGGCCCTTCCTGACTTCGCTCATGGATGCCATGGAACCCGAACTGCCGGCACGCAAAAAGCGGACACCGAAGAAAAAACCGGCATAA
- a CDS encoding O-acetylhomoserine aminocarboxypropyltransferase/cysteine synthase family protein, with translation MSSTENNYRFETLQLHVGQEQADPATDSRAVPIYQTTSYVFHDSQHAADRFGLADAGNIYGRLTNSTQDVLEKRIAALEGGVAGLATTSGAAAITYAILALAHAGDHIVAQNTIYGGSHNLLEHTLKDYGIETTFVNTHDLQEVEAAIRPNTKAVFLETLGNPNSDIADVDAIAEIAHRHQIPVVIDNTFGTPYLFRPLEHGADIVVHSATKFIGGHGTSLGGIIVDGGSFDWKNGKFPQLSEPNPSYHGVVFADVPAPFATYIRAILLRDTGASISPFNAFLLLQGTETLSLRLDRHVENTGKVVDFLQNHPHVRKVNHPSLPDHPDHALYKQYFPHGGGSIFTFDIEGGKEEAHRFIDALEIFSLLANVADVKSLVIHPATTTHAQLSKEQLEDQGIHDATIRLSIGTEHIDDILEDLERGFAAAFPENG, from the coding sequence ATGAGCAGCACAGAAAACAACTATCGGTTCGAAACACTTCAGCTTCACGTGGGACAGGAACAGGCTGATCCGGCCACCGATTCCCGGGCAGTCCCCATCTACCAGACCACATCCTATGTGTTTCATGACTCGCAGCATGCGGCGGACAGGTTCGGGCTCGCAGATGCCGGCAACATCTACGGACGGCTGACCAATTCCACCCAGGATGTCCTGGAGAAGCGGATCGCTGCACTGGAAGGCGGAGTGGCCGGCCTGGCCACGACATCCGGGGCGGCAGCCATCACCTATGCCATCCTTGCACTGGCTCACGCAGGGGACCATATCGTGGCCCAGAACACCATTTACGGCGGGAGCCACAACCTGCTGGAGCACACCCTGAAGGACTATGGCATTGAGACGACATTCGTGAACACCCATGACCTGCAGGAAGTGGAAGCGGCGATCCGCCCCAATACCAAAGCCGTGTTCCTGGAAACCCTGGGAAACCCGAATTCCGATATCGCTGACGTGGATGCAATCGCCGAAATCGCCCATCGGCACCAGATTCCGGTGGTGATCGACAACACCTTCGGGACGCCGTATCTCTTCCGGCCTCTGGAACACGGTGCGGATATCGTTGTGCATTCGGCGACAAAATTCATCGGCGGTCATGGCACCTCCCTGGGGGGCATCATTGTGGATGGCGGCAGCTTTGACTGGAAAAACGGAAAGTTCCCGCAGCTGTCCGAACCCAATCCGTCCTATCATGGCGTGGTCTTCGCGGATGTGCCCGCTCCCTTTGCCACCTACATCCGGGCGATCCTGCTGAGGGATACCGGGGCTTCGATTTCTCCCTTCAATGCCTTCCTGCTGCTGCAGGGTACAGAGACGCTCTCCCTGCGGCTGGACCGCCATGTGGAGAATACCGGAAAAGTCGTGGACTTCCTGCAAAACCATCCACATGTCCGCAAAGTAAACCACCCATCGCTGCCGGATCACCCGGATCATGCACTGTACAAACAGTATTTCCCGCATGGCGGCGGATCGATTTTCACCTTCGACATCGAAGGCGGGAAAGAGGAAGCCCACCGGTTCATCGATGCCCTGGAGATTTTCAGCCTGCTTGCCAATGTTGCCGATGTAAAATCCCTGGTGATTCACCCGGCTACCACGACCCACGCCCAGCTGTCCAAAGAACAGCTGGAGGACCAGGGAATCCATGATGCCACGATCCGGCTGTCCATTGGCACAGAGCATATCGATGACATCCTGGAAGATCTGGAGAGGGGATTTGCGGCTGCTTTTCCAGAAAACGGGTGA